In the Paenibacillus sp. FSL R7-0337 genome, GGCGAATCAGGCCGTTGCGGCGGCCAGACTGGGCGCGGATGTGACGATGATCGGCAGAGTGGGGAAAGACGCTTTTGGCAGCGGGCTACTGGAGATTATGGAGCAGGAGCGGGTGCATACTGCGTATATCTCACAGAGTGAATCCCAGGCTACAGGGGTTGCTTCCATTGTGGTGGACGGGTCCGGAGAGAACCGGATCATTGTGGTGCCTGGTGCGAATATGGAGATGAAGCCGGAGGATATTGAAGCGCTTGAGACAGTGATCAGCGGGGCCGGGATCGTGGTGATGCAGCTGGAGACGGATCTGGCGATGTGCGAGGCTGCGGCAGTCCTGGCGTTCCGGCACGGGATACCGGTGATTCTTAATCCGGCTCCGGCCCAGCCGCTGAGTGATGAGCTGCTGCACCATGTGACCTATCTGACTCCGAATGAGACAGAGGCGGGGATTCTGGCTGGCATCTCTGTGGAGAATGTGGAGGATGCAGAGCGTGCGGCCCGGATTATGCTGTCAAAAGGGGTCCGGCACGTCATTGTAACGCTTGGCTCCAAAGGGGCGTTAATCGTGGATGCTGCCGGAAGCCGGCATGTCCAGGGGTTCCCGGTGCAGGCGGTCGATACGGTGGCAGCCGGTGATTCCTTCAACGGGGCTCTGGCCTGGCAGCTGACCTGCAGTAGGACACTGGAGGAAGCGGTCCGCTTCGCCAATGCTGTCGGTGCGCTGGCGGTTGGCAAGACCGGTGCGATTGCTTCTCTGCCCAGACTCGAAGAGGTGGAGCAGTTCCTGCGGACAGCTGCTGATGCGAAGCCTCATGAGCAGTAGATCCCAGCAGATTCCGTATGTGAGATAGAGTGAGCAGATGCTTATAGACAAATTAAGCGGGGAGCGTCAGAGGAAGCTCTGAGACTCCGGGTCCGCTAAGGAGCTGACACGTTTGAGCGGTACAGTAACTGTTAAGAATATAACCCTCGGAGAAGGGATGCCCAAAATCTGTGTTCCGCTGGTCGGAACGACGCGGACGGAGCTGCGTGCAGAAGCTGAGGCGCTAATCGCACTGGCGCCGGATGTGGTGGAGTGGCGCAGTGATTTCTTCACGGAGGTGGAAGATATTAATGCCGTGACCCAGGTGCTGGAGGATATTCAGCGCCTGCTGCCGGAGATTCCGCTGATCTTCACCTTCCGCAGCGCCAGGGAAGGCGGCGAGAGGGAAATCTCCTCAGCCTATTACTTCCGGCTGATCCAGGCAGCGGTAGAGAGCGGGCTGGTGGATATTGTGGATGTGGAGCTGTTCCAGGAGGAAGCGGAGGTCCGCAGACTGATTGCAGCAGCACATGGACAGGCGGTGTTCGTGATTCTCTCGAATCATGACTTCGACGGGACGCCGTCCGAGGAGGAGATTGTCTCCCGGCTGCGCCGGGCGCAAGAGCTGGGCGGCGATCTGCCGAAGATTGCCGTAATGCCGCAAGGTCCAGCCGATGTGCTGACCCTGCTGGCGGCGACGAACCGGATGCAGGAGCAGTATGCGGACCGTCCGATCATTACGATGGCGATGAATGGGGAAGGCGTGATCAGCCGGCTGGCCGGAGAGATCTTCGGCTCGGCGCTGACCTTCGGTGCGGCGCATAAGCCTTCGGCACCGGGGCAGGTGGCGGTTGCCGAGCTGCGCGGTGTGCTGGAACTGCTGCACCGCAGCTTGTAGCGGCTGCCGGTTCGGAAGCAGCAGGAATGGGGATAGAGGGGTGCTTCCGGCCGGTGAAACGGTGGAAGCACCCTTTTGCATATATGGAGAGATAGCAAGTAGCGGGCAGAGTTTGAAACTGTAGCTGCCCATGCCCTACAATGGAGGCAACTAAGTAGAAGGGGCGGAGCGCCGATGACAGAATTGATTCTGGTTGTGGAGGACGAGGTGAGAATTGCCCGTCTGCTGCAGATTGAGCTGGAATGCGAGGGATACCGTGTGTCCATTGCCGGTAGCGGCCATCAGGGGCTGGAGATGTACCAGGAGCAGCAGCCGGATTTGCTATTGCTGGATGTGATGCTGCCTGGATTCAGCGGCATAGAGCTGCTGCGGCGGATCCGGTCGGGCGATCCCGATACACCTGTTCTGCTGCTTACAGCCAAAAGCTCTGTGGAGGATAAAGTGTCAGGCCTGGACCTTGGGGCCAATGATTATATTACGAAGCCGTTTCAAATTGAGGAGTTGCTGGCGCGTGTCCGTGCTGCGCTGCGGCTGGCCACGGGGCAGAGGAGAGAGGAAGCCGTCAATCTGCTGCTGGCAGATGATCTGGAGCTGAACGAAGCTACGCGGGAGGTGAAGCGGGCAGGCCGAAGCATCGAGCTGACTCCCCGGGAGTTCGACCTGCTGGTCTACCTGCTGAAGAATAAGCGCCAGGTGCTGAACAGGGAACAGATCATGGCCGCCGTCTGGGGGTACGATTATTACGGTGATACGAATATTGTGGATGTCTATATCCGCTATGTCCGCAAAAAAATTACGCTCGGCCACGAGCCTGAATTGATTCAGACCGTGCGGGGCGTTGGTTATGTGCTGAAGGATACCCCATGAAGCTGCGGAGCACCATTCATCTGTATTCCAGCGTGCTGTTCGCCGTGCTGCTTATCCTCATGAACCTGTTCATCTACGCCCTGTTCAGCCGGATGTCACTAGACAGCCAGCTCGGGCAGGCAACTGCCGAGACGGCCAGAATCGCTGCCGCGATGAGAAAAGCGGGAGACGGGGTAACGGCACCGGAGCTGCTCCGGGCTTATGTGCCTGTGGAGGGAATGCTGCGGCTGCTCTCTGCGGACGGTAGCGGACCGGCGCCGGTTACCTCAGCGTCCGGGCAGGAGGTCAGCCGGATGAAGCCGGTCTACCATTCCGGGAAGCAGGCGGAGCAGGTCCGGGTGGACGGACGCTTGTATGCGTTCGTGAGCGTTCCGGTCATCTGGACGGACGGGAACGTGCTGAATCTCCAGATGACCAAAAGTCTGGAGAGCACGATGGATACATTACGAGTGCTTCGGATGGTCCTTGCCGGGGCTACGCTTGCGGCGCTGCTTCCGCTGCTGCTCTCCAGCCGCCTGTTGTCGGGCCTGATTATGCGGCCCATCGTCCAAATGACGGCAACCATGCGGGAGATTCAGCGCAGCGGGAAATTCCGCAGGCTTCCGCTGGAAGCACACTCGAAGGATGAGCTGATAGAGATGGGGCATACCTTCAACGAAATGATAGGCCTCTTGGAGAGCAATTATGTGAAGCAGGAGAAATTCGTGTCGGATGCCTCCCATGAGCTGCGGACACCGCTGACGGTTATTGAGAGCTATGCCAGTCTGCTGAAGCGCAGAGGGCGGGATCACCCGGAGCTGTTCGAGGAATCGGTTGAGGCCATCCATTCCGAAGCAGTGCGGATGAAGGAAATGACGGAGCAGCTGCTGCTGCTGGCGAAGCACCCGGAGCAGTGGGAGCTGGAGCTGAAGCTGATGGATCTGGAGGAGCTGGCCCGTTCTTCGGCGAAGGCTTTTCATAATGCGTACGGGAGAGAGGTCATGGTTCAGGTCGAAGGGCTGGCTGAGGGCTACAGCGATGAAGCTAAGCTCCGGCAGCTGCTATTCATCTTCCTGGATAATGCCCGTAAATACAGCGATGAGCAGATAACTGTGCGTATTGAAGCTGCCGGGCAGGAACGGATGATTGTGATTACCGACCGCGGCATTGGAATTCCGCTGGAGGAGCTGCCGAAGATATTCGACCGTTTCTATAGAGTGGATGAGGCGAGAACCCGTGAGAACGGAGGGGCAGGCCTGGGGCTGTCACTTGCCGCAGAGATCGCGGGAGCGATTGGAGCGGAGCTGTCTATGGAGAGTACGGTAGGCCTGGGAACCTCGGTGACGATCCGCATGACTGCGGACCCCAGGGGAGGTGGACAATGAAGCAGAAACCAACGAACAAGAGCAAGATGTACAAGGCAGTTATAGGTATGGTTGTCTTCCTGTTGCTGTCTGTGGTTGCCTTCTGGATATTTGGCAAGGATTCGGAGCCGCTGTTATCCAGAGATCAGGCTACGCTGGCTGTGCTGAGCGAATATCCCGGTAAGGTAGACAGTCTGAAGCTGCAAGCTGGAGCTTATGTAGCAGAGCTTCAGACGGAGCAAGGACGGTATGAGCTGAAGCTGGACGGAGTGACCGGCGAGATTCTCTCCATCGTGCTGCTGAAGCGCACGGACGAACCGGCGGTGCAGCCTACGTCTGCCGCTACTCCAGCTCCATCTGGCGGAGCTGACGCGACCCCGTCACCAGCACCTACCCCGGCAGCGCAGAGCGTAGTCTCCGAAGAGGAGGCTGTCAGGCTGGCTCTGCTTGAGGTACCGGGGGAGCTGGACGATGTGGATACGGGAATCGATGCGGCGGGCGCTTATTATCTGGTGGAGATTCATACTTCAGACGGACGGGAGGCCGTAGTCCAGGTGAATGCAATCTCGGGCCATATTATGTCTGTGACCTGGGAAGAGCCGGATGGGGACGATTCCTAGTGTTCTGTTTATTTGTTTTCTCAGCGAATTCTAATGTTACTCCCGCTGTTCTCTCAGATTGTAGCGTTATAGTTACTACATGAAGCAGCGAAGAAAGAACTTAGGAGGCGTTAACATTGAAGACAAAGATATGGAGCAGTATCACGGCGGCAGCACTTATTCTCGGCGGCGCTTATGGTATAGGCGAGCTGAAGGGCAGTACAGCAGATGCAGCCGCAGCAGTGAAGAGTCAGGGCCAAACGTTGATCAGTGTAAGCCGAGCTGAGCAGATTGCCTTGAAGGCAGCTCCGGGACAGGTGGAGAGCATTGATCTGGAGAAGAAGGCCGGCGGCACGTATTACGATATCGAAATTCAGCAGACCAAGCAGGAGATAGATGTCCGGGTAGATGCGTATTCGGGAAAAGTAATCAGCGTGCGCAAGGATGCAGACGATGATGACTCTCATAAGGCAGCTCCGGCCTCAGGCGGGAAGCTGATTACCGCAGGCAAGGCGGCTGAGGTGGCTCAAGCTGCTGTGAAGGGGACGGTCACTGAGATTGATCTGGACCGGGATCACGGGGGCGCTGTCTACGAGGTTGAAATCAGGAACGGCCAGGTCAAGACAGAAGTAGGTGTCGATGCGTATACTGCCAAGGTTGTGTACACCGATACCGATTCCGACGAGGATGATGATTGAGTCAGAAGAGCGTTTCAGCAGAAGAAAAGAGAGGCAGCCGTTCAATCCGGCTGCCTCTTTGCTATGCCAAACGATTACGTCTACTGCTTCGCTCCCGTATACACGTGGACAGCATCCCGCAGGAACGCGGCCATGCCCGGACGGCGCTGGTCGTAATAAGCGGTGAAGCGCTCATCCTGGACATACATCTGGGCCACACCGGCATGGGCTTCCTTGGTGTACGTATCCCAGTAGAAGCTTAGCCACTGACGGTGCAGGTCAGCGGCCTTCTGCGCCAGCTCGCTGGCCGAATCGCCTTCCTCCATCGCCTGCTCCAGGGACGCGAACATGTCAGCCTCAAGCTGTTGAAGGGCAGCGTACTGCTCCTCCGTCATATGGCTCAGCTTGCGGTTCGACTGCTCCACAGCTTCCGCGCCGTATTTCTCCCGGATCTCCTGTCCGTATTTCTCTTCGTTATCTGCGATCAGCTTCTGCTTGAAGCCGGCGAATTTCTCCTGATTACTCATTGAACTTCTCCCTTCTGTGTGTGCAATGGTCTGCTCGACGTTCGCGATGAGCCGGTCCAGCTGTTGTCTCCGCTGAAGCAGCTGGTCATGGTGCTCACGCAGGGCGCGGGCGCCGTCGAAGGAGGGCGATTGGATAATATCTCTGATCGCCTCCAGGCTTAAGCCCAGCTCCCGGTAGAACAGAATCTGCTGCAGCAGGTCCACCTCGGCCTGGCCGTAGATCCGGTATCCTGAGGAATTGATTCTGGCCGGCTTCAGAATGCCGAATTCATCGTAATACCGCAGGGTCCGTGCACTGATCCCCGCAAGTGCCCCCAGCTTCTGCACCGTATATTCCATGGTCCTGCTTGCCTCCTATCTGTCTCTCGCGTCTCCGGCAGAGGATGGTCTTCAAGGCCTCCCCGCCGGGTAAGCGGCCGCTTACAAATCTAACTGTACACTTTGACGTAACGGCAAGGTCAACTCTTATTTGGTAGAATAACCAGACTGCGGGGCGGGTAACCGTCGGTGCTGGAAAAGCAAACAGCGGCAACCGCCCGGGCTATGCCTCGGGAGATTGCCGCTGCTGCGCGGGCATATGGGGTTATTTCTTGCCAAGCTGGGCGGCGAAATACGCCTTAAGCTCTGCCAGCTTCCGGGGGTCCGCCAGGGCATCCTCCGCAGGGAAGTAATGCTCGGCAACCAGCTCCCAGGTGGGGACGATTTTCTGGGCGGTCATCGCTTTGATGGCGATCTTAACCGTCTTGCGCTCTCTGGCGTTCGAGAAGGTATCGACATAATGCTGTGACCGCGCAAAGTCCAGCTCGCTGAAGACTGCGCGGAAGATCTCCGCCGTCATCTTAGCATCGTCAAGCGCGCGGTGGGCGGAGCCGGAAGGCTCCAGGCCGAAGAGGGCCATAGCTCCTTCGACGCTGATGTCGTTACTGAGGCCGCGGGCGCGCAGGACGCCCTTGAGCAGATCGAAGTAGGTGGCCTCCATCCAGTAGGCATCATCCATCTTGTGCATCCGCACATCCTGGATAATCCGTTTCATATCCTCGCCGCCCCAGGTTAAGAGCAGCACGCCGTCAGTACTCTGGTCAAGCCACGCTCTGAAGGCGGTAATAACCTTCGGGAACCGGCTGGCGACGTCGATATCCTCCTGGGGGATGCCGGTTTTTTTCTTAATGAATGAATTCAGGGTGGAGAAGTATATGGGTCTGATTAAGGCTGAGAATTCATCCTTAACCTGCAATGAAGCGTCTAACCGGACCGCTCCGATCTCAATGACCTCCATGGGATGCTCGCTGGCAAATTTGCGGCCGTTGAATTCGATGTCCAGAATAATATAATCCACAGGTAATGCCTCCGTTTCAGTGACTGGCGCCAAGATTGCACGAAAATGCGCCGACCCTTCTATTTTAGCAAAAAAAGAGGCTGCATGGGAAATAAGGAAGAGTGGGAAGCAAAGGTTAGTAATAGGAAGATGTCGAATAGGTCAGGAGAAAAACTAACGGGGCAGTGAACTTAAGGCTTTGACCAGTTACCGGGAGGAACCAATGTTGGATCTGAACAGGAAAATCTATTGGATTGGCGGTTCGGCTTGTGCGGGAAAGAGTACACTTGCCAAGCGGTTTGCAGAGGAGAATGGTTTTGCGCTCTATGCCTGTGACGAACATGTCGGGATGCATTTGCAGCATATTACAGAGAAGGCTCAGCCTGTAATGTACAGGGTGTCGCGGATGGCGATGAATGAAGTGTTTTTCACCAGGAAGATTGCGGAACAGTTGAAAACTTATATTGAATATTTGCGGGAGGATTTCTTGTATGTACTGAGCGATGTGGCGGGTGGGGGAAGCGATCCGGTTGTTGTAGAAGGAAATCAGTTATTACCAGATCTGATAGAACCTCTCCTGAGGCAAAAAGAAAGAGCAATCTGGATGATTCCGTCAGAACAATTTCAGCGTAATCAATACAGCAGGCGGGAATGGATTCATGAGATTTTACAAGCTACAGAGAATCCGGAGCGTTCGTTCGATAATTGGATGAGGAGAGATGCGTTGTTTGCTGATTATGTTAAACGGGAAGTGAAGGAGCGGGAGTTGAAGGTGCTGGTTGTAGATGGAAGCCGGACGCTGGAACAGAACTATATTGAAATTTCCCGCTGGTTGGGGTGTGATATTTATCTCTAAATTGGGTAATGAACTAGATAATCTGTCGAATAGAGCTATTGAGCTATTGAGGTAAGGAGGGAAGACTATGAAGCTGTATGTAACCGTCAAAAGCCTGGGCAAACGCAGGCCGGTGCTGGAGCGCAGGGAGCTGCTGCTTGCTGCCCGTCCGCAGACGCTTCGCGCGCTGATCGCGGAGATAGTTGCCGGGCAGGTGCAGGCAATGCTGGAACGGCAGGAGCGGGGAGATCTAATCCCTTACCTGACCGCAAATGAGATTACGGAGCAAGGCGATAACGGCAAGGTCGGGTTCGGCACGGTGTACGGTGAGACGAAGCCTGAAATAGAGCAGGCTACGGCTGCGGCACTGCTTGCTTACGAAGACGGATTGTACAAGGTGTTCGTACAGGAAGAGGAATGCGCCGCGCTGGATGAACCACTGGAGATTGAAGAGGGTAATGAGCTGACGCTGATCCGGTTCACGATGCTGGCCGGAAGATTATGGTGAGGGAGATGACAGGATGAAGATCGGAAATGAAGAGTGGGAGACTCAGTGGTACGCGGATGTTGAGAACAAAGCCAAGGGGCTGAAGGGGGAAGGCGCGGAACTGGCAGGCCTGCTCGCGGAGTTCAGCAAGAACCGCTACCTTCATGAAGGGGAAGATTCGCTGGACCGCTTCCTTGTTATCATGGATGATCGCGCTGCGGCGGCTCAGGCTGATTTTGCCGGATACTGGGGGCCACTGATTGGGGTCATGCAGCAGCTGTACAGCGCACATACTGTTGAGCTTACAAGGTACATAGTTAATCATGCAGTGGAGTACCCTTATTCCATAGGGTATCTGCGCCGGCCGTTCCGGACCCGGGAGGTTCAGGCGCACCGGATGCAGATCCTCCGCAAAATCAATGCTCTGATCTATATGGAGCTGATTGAATTCTCGCTGCCGGAGTATCTGCAGGGGAATCATGAAAAGGATTACAGTACATCCTACCGTGTGGATATTGCCGTTCCCGATGTAATAGCCTATGAGCTGGACCGCAGCGGCAGCGGAATGGAGAAGCTGCTTAAGGATGCGGTGTACGGGGACAACCAGGGGGCAATGCTCAGCCGCAATATGATAAAAGGTGCATTCCTCAGCCATAATCAGGCTGCTGTTCAGATGATTGGCGAGCTGCTGCTCGCTGCCCGGCTGCAGGAGGGACTGCGGCAGTCCATTATGGAGACAATGGATGAGGGAACAATAGAGAACAATCTCTATATGCTTAAGGTGATTCTGGATAATGATCTCGTGCGCTACAGCTCGGTGGTGCGTGCCCTGGGCGTATGGACGGGCATGGGATTGGAAGCCCAGAACCAGCGGGTGGCGAAGCAGTTGATTGAAGGAGCTTATCAGGTGCTGACAGATGAAGCGCTGCGTGAGGAATGGCTGACCAGCGAGAATGCCAACCATGTCTACCTGAGCTTGTGGGCGACGGCAGTCTATGAGGAGAATGAGCTGATTGGCAAGGTGGATATCCTGATGGAACAGGGCCAGTCCTACCAGAAAATCGTAGCCCAGTATGTACTCTCGGGCAGCCAGAACCGGGAGGTGCGCCTGAGCAGCGCCCGGAAGTATCTGAGCGAGCAAGAGCCGGAGCTGCTGTACTGGATTCTGACGAACTATAATTATGAGTATAACCGGATGTGGAGAGGGCCGAAGGATAATGGGCCGAAGATCGAGGTCGTAACCAGCCCGCAGCTTGAGGATAAAAGCGAGCGGCAGCGCGACTTCGGTCTGCTGAAGCACATCTTCCTGAACCCGGACAGCCGGGAGCTGACCGGCACCTCCAAGGTGCTGGATTTCCTGCAGGTCAGCTACACCCGTGATCTGCCGGTCCAGAAGATGCTCTATCTGATCTCCTATGATATGGACCCGGCCTGGGTCAATGAATTGCTGGCGCTGAAGGACAAGCTCAGCACGGACATACGGGGGGAGCTGCTGAATTACTTCGTGCAGCATACGGAGGATACCGTACAGCGCGAATTCATCTTCGTCAGCCTCTCTGACAAGAGCATAAAGAACCGGGAACTGGCGCTGGACCTGGCGCAGGAGCTGACGCTGGCAGAGGATGAGCTGCTGATGGCCGAAGGGCTGCTGAAGCTCAAGACGGGTACGCTTCGGCAGAGCGTGACCCGGATGCTGCTGAATCAGCCGGATGAAGCGCTGAAGGACTCCGTCCGCAGACTGGTGCAGGGCAAGAATGCCCTGCAGCGGCAGGCGGGACTGGAGATTATGACGGTGCTGTTCCAGGATGAGGAGCGTCAGGTGCTCTTTGAAGCGGTACGTCCGCTGGCGGAGGCGCTGGAGAAGCCTTCCGACCAGGAGCGCGAGCTGATTGGAAGGCTGAGCCAGAAGAATGAGTACACCAAGGTGAACGGCTTTGGATTGTTCGATCCGCAGCAGACCGAGGAGTGGCTGACGCAGGGGCCGGTGCTTGACGGATTCGCCTGGGATCAGGTATTCAAGCTGTCCTTGGAGCAGATCAAGACATTCCTTAAGGGACTGGACAACACGATCCACAAGCACCGCGATGTGGAGTATGAGGTTGAATACTACAGCGGATACAAGGATACGCTGCTGATCGGGACCAACCTCAGACCGCTGCAGGGGTACTTAATTAACGATGAGGAGACCGTCAAATCCGCCCTTGAGCAGTACCCGCTGCATGAGGTATGGGCTGAATATTGGGATAAGAGCGGCTGGAGCGCCCGGGATCTGATAGAGCTGAACTTCTATATCAGCCTGGAGGAGCTGGATGAGACCCTGGAGAACTATGACGGCTACGATACCTTAGGGATCGATGATAACGAACTCAGCAAGCAGAAGCTGCTGTCCGGCTGGCGTAAGGAGTTCGCAGCTAAGATCTACCCGCTGGAGCAGACCGAGGCTGTGATGAAGCTGGTGGACAAGCTGAAGTACAGATGGCAGGTGGAGTCGCTGCTGGATGCGTTCCGCGCGGACCATAAGAGCCCTGAGGGCTTCCGTCTTGCCGATGGTGCGGTGAATGCGCTGCTGGCCGCGTTCCCGGAGGAGAAGCTTGCCGTTGACTGGCCTTTCCTGTCTGTGTTGGCAGATCCGTGGATCGATATGGTGCAGAAGCTGTGGGACGGAACAGAGGAGTTCAAGGAGATGTTCCGTACCTGCTACAGATTCGAGGGCATCAGCGGGGACGGAGAACGGTCCAGCATTATCGGGCTGAAGCATTATGTCCAGGCCTTCAACGATGGAATCATTGGCGAAGAGGCGCTGCTTAAGGAACTGCTGCTGAGTACGGATGCACGCAACC is a window encoding:
- the rbsK gene encoding ribokinase; translation: MSIVVIGSLNMDMVVRAERAPEAGETLFGQGFVLSPGGKGANQAVAAARLGADVTMIGRVGKDAFGSGLLEIMEQERVHTAYISQSESQATGVASIVVDGSGENRIIVVPGANMEMKPEDIEALETVISGAGIVVMQLETDLAMCEAAAVLAFRHGIPVILNPAPAQPLSDELLHHVTYLTPNETEAGILAGISVENVEDAERAARIMLSKGVRHVIVTLGSKGALIVDAAGSRHVQGFPVQAVDTVAAGDSFNGALAWQLTCSRTLEEAVRFANAVGALAVGKTGAIASLPRLEEVEQFLRTAADAKPHEQ
- the aroD gene encoding type I 3-dehydroquinate dehydratase, translated to MSGTVTVKNITLGEGMPKICVPLVGTTRTELRAEAEALIALAPDVVEWRSDFFTEVEDINAVTQVLEDIQRLLPEIPLIFTFRSAREGGEREISSAYYFRLIQAAVESGLVDIVDVELFQEEAEVRRLIAAAHGQAVFVILSNHDFDGTPSEEEIVSRLRRAQELGGDLPKIAVMPQGPADVLTLLAATNRMQEQYADRPIITMAMNGEGVISRLAGEIFGSALTFGAAHKPSAPGQVAVAELRGVLELLHRSL
- a CDS encoding response regulator transcription factor, with amino-acid sequence MTELILVVEDEVRIARLLQIELECEGYRVSIAGSGHQGLEMYQEQQPDLLLLDVMLPGFSGIELLRRIRSGDPDTPVLLLTAKSSVEDKVSGLDLGANDYITKPFQIEELLARVRAALRLATGQRREEAVNLLLADDLELNEATREVKRAGRSIELTPREFDLLVYLLKNKRQVLNREQIMAAVWGYDYYGDTNIVDVYIRYVRKKITLGHEPELIQTVRGVGYVLKDTP
- a CDS encoding HAMP domain-containing sensor histidine kinase; its protein translation is MKLRSTIHLYSSVLFAVLLILMNLFIYALFSRMSLDSQLGQATAETARIAAAMRKAGDGVTAPELLRAYVPVEGMLRLLSADGSGPAPVTSASGQEVSRMKPVYHSGKQAEQVRVDGRLYAFVSVPVIWTDGNVLNLQMTKSLESTMDTLRVLRMVLAGATLAALLPLLLSSRLLSGLIMRPIVQMTATMREIQRSGKFRRLPLEAHSKDELIEMGHTFNEMIGLLESNYVKQEKFVSDASHELRTPLTVIESYASLLKRRGRDHPELFEESVEAIHSEAVRMKEMTEQLLLLAKHPEQWELELKLMDLEELARSSAKAFHNAYGREVMVQVEGLAEGYSDEAKLRQLLFIFLDNARKYSDEQITVRIEAAGQERMIVITDRGIGIPLEELPKIFDRFYRVDEARTRENGGAGLGLSLAAEIAGAIGAELSMESTVGLGTSVTIRMTADPRGGGQ
- a CDS encoding PepSY domain-containing protein, whose amino-acid sequence is MKQKPTNKSKMYKAVIGMVVFLLLSVVAFWIFGKDSEPLLSRDQATLAVLSEYPGKVDSLKLQAGAYVAELQTEQGRYELKLDGVTGEILSIVLLKRTDEPAVQPTSAATPAPSGGADATPSPAPTPAAQSVVSEEEAVRLALLEVPGELDDVDTGIDAAGAYYLVEIHTSDGREAVVQVNAISGHIMSVTWEEPDGDDS
- a CDS encoding PepSY domain-containing protein; this encodes MKTKIWSSITAAALILGGAYGIGELKGSTADAAAAVKSQGQTLISVSRAEQIALKAAPGQVESIDLEKKAGGTYYDIEIQQTKQEIDVRVDAYSGKVISVRKDADDDDSHKAAPASGGKLITAGKAAEVAQAAVKGTVTEIDLDRDHGGAVYEVEIRNGQVKTEVGVDAYTAKVVYTDTDSDEDDD
- a CDS encoding MerR family transcriptional regulator; this encodes MEYTVQKLGALAGISARTLRYYDEFGILKPARINSSGYRIYGQAEVDLLQQILFYRELGLSLEAIRDIIQSPSFDGARALREHHDQLLQRRQQLDRLIANVEQTIAHTEGRSSMSNQEKFAGFKQKLIADNEEKYGQEIREKYGAEAVEQSNRKLSHMTEEQYAALQQLEADMFASLEQAMEEGDSASELAQKAADLHRQWLSFYWDTYTKEAHAGVAQMYVQDERFTAYYDQRRPGMAAFLRDAVHVYTGAKQ
- a CDS encoding 3'-5' exonuclease, whose translation is MDYIILDIEFNGRKFASEHPMEVIEIGAVRLDASLQVKDEFSALIRPIYFSTLNSFIKKKTGIPQEDIDVASRFPKVITAFRAWLDQSTDGVLLLTWGGEDMKRIIQDVRMHKMDDAYWMEATYFDLLKGVLRARGLSNDISVEGAMALFGLEPSGSAHRALDDAKMTAEIFRAVFSELDFARSQHYVDTFSNARERKTVKIAIKAMTAQKIVPTWELVAEHYFPAEDALADPRKLAELKAYFAAQLGKK
- a CDS encoding DUF4132 domain-containing protein — encoded protein: MKIGNEEWETQWYADVENKAKGLKGEGAELAGLLAEFSKNRYLHEGEDSLDRFLVIMDDRAAAAQADFAGYWGPLIGVMQQLYSAHTVELTRYIVNHAVEYPYSIGYLRRPFRTREVQAHRMQILRKINALIYMELIEFSLPEYLQGNHEKDYSTSYRVDIAVPDVIAYELDRSGSGMEKLLKDAVYGDNQGAMLSRNMIKGAFLSHNQAAVQMIGELLLAARLQEGLRQSIMETMDEGTIENNLYMLKVILDNDLVRYSSVVRALGVWTGMGLEAQNQRVAKQLIEGAYQVLTDEALREEWLTSENANHVYLSLWATAVYEENELIGKVDILMEQGQSYQKIVAQYVLSGSQNREVRLSSARKYLSEQEPELLYWILTNYNYEYNRMWRGPKDNGPKIEVVTSPQLEDKSERQRDFGLLKHIFLNPDSRELTGTSKVLDFLQVSYTRDLPVQKMLYLISYDMDPAWVNELLALKDKLSTDIRGELLNYFVQHTEDTVQREFIFVSLSDKSIKNRELALDLAQELTLAEDELLMAEGLLKLKTGTLRQSVTRMLLNQPDEALKDSVRRLVQGKNALQRQAGLEIMTVLFQDEERQVLFEAVRPLAEALEKPSDQERELIGRLSQKNEYTKVNGFGLFDPQQTEEWLTQGPVLDGFAWDQVFKLSLEQIKTFLKGLDNTIHKHRDVEYEVEYYSGYKDTLLIGTNLRPLQGYLINDEETVKSALEQYPLHEVWAEYWDKSGWSARDLIELNFYISLEELDETLENYDGYDTLGIDDNELSKQKLLSGWRKEFAAKIYPLEQTEAVMKLVDKLKYRWQVESLLDAFRADHKSPEGFRLADGAVNALLAAFPEEKLAVDWPFLSVLADPWIDMVQKLWDGTEEFKEMFRTCYRFEGISGDGERSSIIGLKHYVQAFNDGIIGEEALLKELLLSTDARNHMSWISSRRYDWIEDSPQMVALRARIIDRLLAIELGRGDLPTEVTGMTMGLQRIEGLEYCIRILSGLNKDTFVRGYVYGYGNNITKKESFSHLLKVCYPREGDNAERLKALLQEYKLTDQKLLEAAMYAPQWIEIIAEYLGWEGLRSAAWYFHAHINESFSAEKETVVAHYSPITPQEFNDGAFDVNWFQSAYKEIGQERFELLYDCAKYISAGANHRRSQLFADATLGKLNLEEMKQSVEQKRGKDHLLSYSLIPLGEDREQDIRMRYEFIQRFLAESKKFGAQRRASEGQAAQIALGNLARNAGYADVTRLIWDMEARKLDDYAAYFEPYELDEETFVSLSINEEGQSDYVVTSKGKALKSVPARFKKHEWIEALKEAKSELTGQFRRARAELERSMESGSSFTPAEVAGLSRNPVLAPLISKLVLMSGDALGYYDADQGALVSPAGESTALSGETALRIAHPLDLYRSGQWSLYQKDLFDRQLRQPFKQVFRELYLPNEDELAHGVLSRRYAGHQVQPSKTVALLKGRQWTVSYEEGLQKVFYAENLIVRLYAMADWFSPADTEAPTLETVQFFDRKTYKGVPLDQVPPMLFSEVMRDVDLVVSVAHVGGVDPEASLTTVEMRRVIVSESLRLLKIGNVRLDGNYARIDGTLGEYAVHLGSGQAYKQAAGALSIIPVHSQHRGRLFLPFLDEDPRTAEVLSKVVLLADDTKIKDPQILEQLSR